The following are encoded in a window of Paenibacillaceae bacterium GAS479 genomic DNA:
- a CDS encoding DNA helicase/exodeoxyribonuclease V, subunit B, with the protein MGLRIILGRAGTGKTFACMDDIRRELVADPAGPPLILLTPEQATFQTEYALLGSGAVQSSLRAQVLSFRRLALRVMQEAGGAALIPVGENGKNMLLHKIVHRLSPQLQLFRGGTEQQGFIAKMGELLTEWKRYGIDSAAIRERLELEGGFDFTSVSVTAPASLSALVSSSTLASTTASAPASVAASAAVGASAPVPSTGTNKAASAIPASAGSSSGSSLLDRKLHDLALVYGELERELTGLYMDDEDHLSFLAEGFGDCRSMRGARFWLDGFSGFTARELAAVGMLLQQAESVTLTLCLDRPYDGGEKPHELDLFHPAADTYIRVKALADELGVSVEEPLILPTQLPPRYQSGGMLDHLNRNFGGRTPMRNAQQQAGATSSDPLTDLNSEIMLTAASSRRAEVEAAARDMKRQVRERGLRWRDLAVIVRQTADYSDTIHNVFTDYGIPFFLDGRKDVLHHPLIEFIRSALETVLYGWKHEAIFRCVKTEMLFPEDGRLERERFDRLENYVLAAGIEGRSWKSPKRWQPLHAGSVEDAPTETNARQRAEFADLLKARTELVRPLSRLERAMAKASTVREQCEALFDFLDRAGAADRLERRAEQELAAGRPGSARIQRQVWDGVMALLDQLVEMAGDESIPLDLFTGMVQTGLETLKLSAVPPSLDQVVVGAMDRIRTGQVRAAYVLGASDGVLPMRIQEDGLLTEREREKFGDSGLEMAPGVRRRLLDERFHIYRAFLAPSDRLWVSWPLADEEGKGLHPSEYIRHLRTLFPTLAVQLAAGAPESSLTSQDLLRYMELPERALSYLIPRLRHWLDGGELKPLWQDVYNWFAVRPVWQRRFRAMLDSLDYDNGVVQLGRGMADRLYGGQLTASVTRMERFVSCPFQHFAVHGLKLKERRLYRLGAPDMGQLFHAALTKVASELGEGWGRSSAAIIQETAEKAVDELAPRLQSQILLSSNRYRYIASKLKSVVTRAAVVLGEHARRAEFQPVGLEVQFGPGGELPPLDIEFPDGSGSIRLIGRIDRVDAARSDKGLLLRVLDYKSSATQLRLEEVASGLSLQMLTYLDVLLTHAESWLGEQTHPAGVLYFHVQNPVLSVPAGLPVDEAAAMLLKRFKMRGLLLDDADTVRMMDAGLEGRSDLLPAGFKKDGTFLSDSSVATGRQWELLRRSVRRTIGTIGQSVKKGEIAIRPYRQGAKTPCQFCAYKPVCQFDPLNEGNEYLKLAAPGKEEFWGTLEELAEAQAELAAASEERASLMQADGIQQLLMERSGSDDGS; encoded by the coding sequence ATGGGGCTTCGAATCATTTTAGGGCGAGCGGGGACAGGCAAGACCTTTGCCTGCATGGATGATATACGCCGAGAGCTTGTGGCGGATCCAGCCGGGCCACCGCTTATTTTGCTAACGCCGGAGCAGGCGACTTTCCAAACGGAATACGCGTTGCTCGGCTCCGGTGCGGTGCAATCGAGCCTCAGAGCCCAGGTGCTCAGCTTCCGACGGCTTGCACTGCGCGTTATGCAGGAGGCTGGCGGCGCCGCACTCATCCCGGTTGGAGAGAACGGCAAAAACATGCTTCTGCACAAAATCGTGCATCGGCTGTCACCGCAGCTGCAGCTGTTTCGCGGCGGAACCGAGCAACAGGGCTTCATTGCCAAAATGGGTGAACTGCTGACGGAATGGAAACGGTACGGCATCGACTCTGCGGCAATCAGGGAACGGCTTGAGCTAGAAGGCGGGTTTGACTTTACATCTGTCTCCGTTACGGCACCTGCCTCTTTATCAGCGCTCGTTTCCTCATCGACACTTGCTTCTACAACTGCATCAGCCCCTGCTTCTGTCGCTGCGTCTGCCGCTGTCGGTGCATCAGCCCCTGTTCCTTCAACTGGAACTAACAAGGCTGCATCCGCCATTCCAGCCTCAGCCGGCTCAAGTTCCGGCAGTTCCCTACTCGACCGCAAACTTCATGATCTCGCACTTGTTTATGGCGAGCTGGAGCGTGAGCTGACTGGACTTTATATGGATGACGAAGACCATCTGTCCTTCCTGGCAGAAGGCTTCGGCGATTGCCGTTCCATGCGCGGAGCACGCTTCTGGCTGGATGGCTTCAGCGGCTTCACGGCGCGCGAGCTCGCAGCTGTCGGCATGTTGCTGCAACAAGCGGAGTCCGTGACGCTGACCTTATGTCTGGACCGGCCCTACGATGGAGGGGAGAAGCCTCATGAGCTGGACCTCTTCCATCCAGCGGCGGACACTTACATTCGAGTGAAGGCGTTGGCGGATGAGCTTGGAGTGTCCGTAGAGGAGCCGCTGATCTTGCCTACGCAACTGCCGCCCCGCTACCAGAGCGGCGGTATGCTTGATCATCTCAACCGGAATTTTGGAGGCAGAACGCCGATGCGGAATGCCCAGCAACAAGCTGGAGCGACTAGTTCCGATCCGCTAACGGATCTCAATTCGGAGATTATGCTCACTGCGGCTTCGAGCCGCAGAGCTGAGGTGGAGGCTGCCGCGCGTGACATGAAACGTCAGGTGCGCGAGCGTGGTTTGCGCTGGCGTGATTTGGCGGTCATTGTCCGCCAAACGGCGGATTACAGCGACACCATTCATAATGTGTTTACCGATTATGGCATTCCCTTTTTCCTGGACGGCCGCAAGGACGTGCTGCATCATCCGCTCATAGAATTCATCCGCTCCGCGCTTGAGACGGTATTATATGGCTGGAAGCATGAGGCGATTTTCCGCTGTGTCAAAACCGAGATGTTGTTCCCTGAAGACGGTCGGCTGGAGCGGGAGCGCTTTGATCGGCTGGAGAACTACGTGCTGGCGGCAGGTATTGAGGGACGTTCTTGGAAAAGTCCCAAAAGATGGCAGCCGCTTCATGCCGGCAGCGTCGAGGATGCGCCTACTGAAACAAATGCTCGCCAGCGCGCGGAGTTTGCAGATTTGCTCAAAGCCAGGACGGAGCTTGTGCGGCCGCTAAGCCGGCTGGAGCGAGCTATGGCCAAGGCGAGCACGGTGCGGGAGCAATGTGAAGCGCTGTTTGATTTCCTTGATCGTGCAGGAGCGGCGGACCGGCTGGAGCGCCGCGCTGAACAGGAGCTAGCCGCAGGCCGACCGGGCTCTGCACGCATCCAGCGGCAAGTATGGGACGGTGTGATGGCGCTTCTTGACCAACTGGTGGAGATGGCGGGAGATGAGTCAATTCCATTGGATCTGTTCACCGGCATGGTGCAAACGGGTCTTGAGACACTCAAGCTGTCTGCTGTGCCGCCTTCGCTTGATCAGGTAGTCGTTGGCGCTATGGATCGCATCCGTACTGGACAAGTGCGCGCCGCTTATGTACTTGGAGCCAGTGATGGTGTTTTGCCGATGCGCATTCAGGAGGACGGTTTGCTGACCGAGCGAGAGCGTGAGAAGTTCGGAGATTCGGGGCTTGAGATGGCCCCCGGAGTGCGCCGCCGATTGCTGGATGAGCGGTTTCATATCTATCGAGCCTTCCTTGCACCGTCTGATCGTTTATGGGTCAGCTGGCCGCTTGCCGACGAAGAGGGTAAAGGTCTCCATCCTTCGGAATACATTCGTCATCTGCGAACTTTATTTCCAACTCTTGCAGTTCAGCTTGCGGCAGGAGCTCCCGAGTCGTCTTTGACGTCACAGGATCTGCTTCGCTATATGGAGTTGCCAGAGCGGGCTCTATCTTATCTCATTCCCCGTCTGCGGCATTGGTTGGACGGCGGCGAGCTTAAGCCTCTTTGGCAGGATGTATACAACTGGTTTGCGGTTAGGCCTGTCTGGCAGCGGAGATTCCGCGCTATGCTAGACTCCTTGGATTACGACAACGGGGTGGTCCAGCTCGGCCGCGGCATGGCGGATCGACTTTATGGCGGCCAACTGACGGCGAGTGTGACGCGGATGGAGCGGTTCGTCTCCTGTCCTTTCCAGCATTTTGCTGTACATGGACTCAAGCTGAAGGAGCGCAGGCTGTACCGGCTTGGGGCTCCGGATATGGGTCAGCTATTTCACGCTGCCCTTACTAAGGTTGCCTCTGAGCTCGGCGAGGGCTGGGGCCGCTCCAGCGCAGCAATCATTCAAGAGACAGCAGAGAAGGCTGTTGACGAACTGGCGCCGCGGCTGCAATCACAGATTTTGCTAAGCAGCAATCGTTATCGTTATATTGCAAGCAAGCTCAAATCCGTTGTGACACGCGCAGCAGTCGTGCTGGGCGAACATGCTAGGCGTGCGGAGTTCCAGCCGGTTGGGCTAGAGGTTCAGTTCGGGCCAGGCGGCGAGCTGCCTCCGCTTGATATTGAGTTCCCGGACGGCAGCGGCTCGATTCGGTTAATTGGACGGATCGACCGCGTAGATGCGGCCCGCTCCGACAAAGGTTTGCTGCTGCGAGTTCTGGACTACAAGTCCAGCGCTACTCAACTGAGGTTGGAGGAAGTTGCGAGTGGTCTTTCGCTGCAGATGCTGACCTATTTGGACGTCCTGCTTACCCATGCCGAAAGCTGGCTAGGCGAGCAGACTCATCCAGCGGGTGTGCTTTATTTTCACGTACAGAATCCGGTGCTCAGCGTACCGGCTGGGCTTCCCGTGGACGAGGCGGCCGCTATGCTGCTGAAACGCTTCAAAATGCGCGGTCTGCTGCTGGATGATGCAGATACGGTGAGGATGATGGATGCTGGATTGGAAGGGCGATCGGATTTGCTCCCAGCCGGATTCAAAAAGGATGGTACTTTCCTCAGCGATTCTTCCGTCGCTACAGGCAGGCAGTGGGAGCTGCTGCGGCGCTCGGTGCGTCGTACGATCGGGACGATCGGGCAGTCGGTCAAAAAAGGCGAAATTGCGATTCGTCCTTACCGGCAAGGCGCCAAAACTCCTTGTCAATTTTGCGCCTACAAACCGGTATGCCAGTTCGATCCGCTCAATGAAGGCAACGAATATCTCAAGCTGGCTGCCCCTGGCAAAGAAGAATTCTGGGGTACGCTTGAGGAACTAGCAGAAGCCCAGGCCGAGCTGGCAGCAGCATCGGAGGAGCGAGCTTCTCTTATGCAGGCGGATGGAATCCAGCAATTATTGATGGAAAGGAGTGGTAGCGATGATGGTTCCTAA
- a CDS encoding DNA helicase/exodeoxyribonuclease V, subunit A, which translates to MMVPKPEGSRWTDDQWTAITARGGDVLVAAAAGSGKTAVLVERIIRMISEDIDVDQLLVATFTKAAAAEMKERIRAALEAALESDPGSEHLRRQLALLGRASITTLHSFCLDVIRRYYPLIGLDPGFRVANETESELLRLEVLDELFEERYSEASAEDGRFLQLADRYGGEKSDEPLYRLVQQLYEFSRSQPWPDEWLRKMAIAFRVEDPEDLEGGQWLEALAADLRLSLQGAGAALQEALQCALDPGGPLVYAETLRDDLRLVATIEEAVLSRPWDEWRDAWQLAGSFGRLKSIRSGGDVDPLLQERAKELRDEAKSIVDELDKELFSRPAKAYMEELKQLAPLMDTLAELVIEFDWRYREAKQRKGLLDFGDLEHYCLAILRSDDSTSERALPSSAAMDYRRQFREVLLDEYQDTNRVQESIVELITGTVSDAVELKGGRRFMVGDVKQSIYRFRLAEPDLFLDKYRRFAADTAVEGQRIDLARNFRSRQEVVDGVNAVFRALMRESVAEMDYDRSAELVLGASYPEAESPTANRIELALIDRESSGGRTPADKPAVAADLSSDSREAEQREEAADLQTAQLEARYIARRILELRQQSHHVHDGKGGSRHLAWRDIVVLLRATKSWAPVLMEELQSAGIPAYAELGSGYFDAIEVDIMLSALRVADNPFQDIPLAGVLRSPMFGLTAEDLAMIRIVGGEGSYYEAVVNTADNLLAPHEVRAKLAVFLDTMDGWREAARQGSLADLVWRIYSETGYYDWVGGLAAGSQRQANLRALHDRARQFEAGSARGLFRFLLYMDRMRENGGDLGAAGALGEGEDVVRIMSIHKSKGLEFPVVFIAGLGKRFNQQDVSSPFLMHKQLGFGPKFIDPELRLSYPTLPCLAIRRRMRMELQAEELRVLYVALTRPKEKMILVGTVDDAERQTVRWNSSRGAEGTLSDYRIASARRYLDWLGPLVGLAVTVGATEENTRLPVRSLADEEVAPESFASEAIAPEVLAQGPLASEPQLPNEFNPTIAPLPSTNAHLQLSLISETGNEPAAAHQSAFDSWGSGIVPFYTLGGEAAAAAEMTDAVDRTEERQAVLHAVPLPDGGLQEEVDKRLSWSYPYADAPKIAAKTSVTELKRIRGEAAIGDDAVPFGGGPYVEPIEGTSILASLSGPSWHGFEGDDNTINSHQTEMGASVRSNADASLRLRRPKFLEQSRMTAAERGTAAHTLMQHLPLEFPLKLETVQRTLSSLVMKRILTDEQAASADTEAAQAFFMSELGQRLVAADRVWRELPFSCTLPAAQAFPSLAKDGANEPVLLQGVIDCLFEESGKLVLCDYKTDRVPDGNYGAAAEKHRFQLILYSQAIGQALGRPVDEVHLYFLSGRKSVRLDFA; encoded by the coding sequence ATGATGGTTCCTAAGCCGGAAGGCTCGCGCTGGACCGATGACCAATGGACTGCCATTACGGCTCGCGGAGGAGATGTGCTTGTTGCCGCTGCGGCAGGTTCAGGCAAAACAGCTGTGCTCGTCGAGCGAATTATCCGCATGATTTCTGAAGATATCGATGTGGATCAGCTGTTGGTCGCCACTTTTACGAAAGCCGCCGCTGCAGAAATGAAGGAACGCATACGGGCCGCCCTGGAGGCAGCTCTGGAAAGCGATCCTGGCTCGGAGCATTTGCGCCGCCAACTGGCACTGCTAGGACGAGCTTCTATCACGACGTTGCACTCCTTTTGCCTGGACGTCATTCGGCGTTATTATCCGCTCATTGGCCTTGATCCCGGCTTCCGCGTTGCCAACGAGACGGAGAGCGAACTGCTGCGCCTGGAAGTGTTAGATGAGCTGTTCGAAGAGCGATATAGCGAGGCATCGGCAGAGGACGGCCGATTTTTGCAGTTAGCTGATCGATACGGCGGCGAAAAGAGCGACGAGCCACTGTACCGTCTCGTGCAGCAACTCTATGAATTTTCGCGTTCTCAGCCATGGCCTGATGAGTGGCTTCGAAAAATGGCGATCGCTTTTCGGGTCGAAGACCCCGAAGATCTGGAAGGGGGCCAGTGGCTGGAGGCACTCGCCGCAGATCTCCGGCTTAGCCTCCAAGGTGCGGGTGCAGCGCTGCAAGAAGCGCTCCAGTGCGCGCTTGATCCAGGCGGACCACTTGTTTATGCCGAGACGCTTCGGGATGATTTGCGGCTTGTCGCCACAATCGAAGAAGCAGTACTCTCTCGTCCCTGGGATGAATGGCGGGATGCCTGGCAGCTGGCGGGCAGTTTTGGCCGCCTGAAGTCGATCCGCTCCGGCGGTGATGTCGACCCGCTCCTGCAGGAGCGGGCTAAGGAACTGCGGGACGAGGCAAAGTCCATAGTGGACGAGCTGGATAAGGAGCTGTTCAGCCGACCTGCAAAGGCCTACATGGAGGAGTTAAAACAGCTTGCACCGCTCATGGACACGCTAGCCGAGCTGGTGATCGAGTTTGATTGGCGCTACCGGGAGGCGAAGCAGCGCAAGGGGCTGCTTGATTTTGGCGATCTCGAGCATTATTGCCTCGCCATCTTGCGTTCGGATGATTCCACCTCGGAGCGGGCTCTGCCTTCCTCGGCGGCAATGGATTACCGTCGTCAGTTTCGAGAGGTGCTGCTCGATGAGTACCAGGACACGAACCGGGTGCAGGAGTCGATCGTCGAGCTGATTACGGGGACAGTCTCGGATGCTGTAGAGCTGAAGGGTGGCCGGCGTTTCATGGTCGGAGACGTTAAGCAGAGCATTTATCGCTTCCGACTGGCCGAGCCGGATTTATTTCTGGACAAGTATCGGCGCTTCGCCGCGGATACAGCCGTGGAAGGTCAGCGTATCGATCTGGCGCGCAACTTCCGCAGTCGGCAAGAAGTCGTAGATGGTGTTAATGCCGTTTTCCGCGCGCTCATGCGAGAATCGGTCGCTGAGATGGATTATGATCGATCTGCGGAGCTAGTGCTTGGAGCTTCCTACCCGGAAGCGGAATCGCCTACTGCAAATCGCATTGAGCTAGCGCTCATCGACCGCGAGAGCAGCGGAGGGCGGACCCCTGCGGACAAGCCGGCAGTAGCTGCTGATCTCTCTTCCGATAGCCGGGAGGCGGAGCAGCGGGAAGAAGCCGCTGACTTGCAGACAGCTCAGCTTGAGGCTCGTTATATCGCCCGGCGCATTCTGGAGCTGCGCCAGCAGTCCCACCACGTTCATGATGGCAAAGGTGGAAGTAGACATTTGGCTTGGCGCGATATAGTTGTCTTGCTGCGTGCCACGAAATCCTGGGCTCCGGTGCTGATGGAGGAGCTCCAGTCGGCGGGCATTCCGGCATACGCAGAACTTGGCAGCGGCTATTTTGACGCCATTGAGGTAGACATTATGCTGTCTGCTCTGCGCGTCGCGGATAATCCGTTTCAGGATATTCCGCTTGCCGGCGTGCTGCGCTCTCCAATGTTCGGGCTGACCGCTGAAGATCTGGCGATGATTCGAATTGTTGGAGGCGAGGGCTCCTATTATGAAGCGGTTGTGAACACGGCAGACAATCTGCTCGCGCCGCATGAGGTTCGCGCCAAATTGGCCGTTTTTCTCGACACGATGGACGGATGGAGAGAAGCGGCACGCCAGGGAAGTTTAGCCGATTTGGTTTGGCGGATCTACAGCGAGACCGGATATTATGATTGGGTTGGCGGTCTGGCGGCCGGCAGCCAGCGACAAGCTAATTTGCGCGCGCTGCATGATCGAGCCCGGCAGTTCGAGGCCGGTTCAGCCCGCGGTTTGTTCCGTTTCCTCCTGTATATGGATCGGATGAGGGAGAACGGAGGCGACCTCGGCGCCGCCGGTGCGCTCGGCGAAGGCGAGGACGTCGTGCGAATTATGTCCATTCATAAGAGCAAGGGACTTGAATTCCCTGTCGTTTTTATAGCCGGCCTTGGCAAAAGGTTCAACCAGCAGGATGTGAGCTCGCCGTTTCTCATGCACAAGCAGCTTGGCTTCGGTCCTAAGTTTATCGATCCAGAGCTGAGGCTCAGCTACCCGACTTTGCCGTGCCTCGCCATCCGTCGCAGGATGCGCATGGAGCTGCAGGCAGAGGAGTTGAGAGTACTGTATGTGGCATTAACACGTCCGAAGGAAAAAATGATTCTGGTCGGCACAGTGGATGACGCAGAGCGACAGACAGTTAGATGGAACTCCTCGCGCGGAGCGGAGGGTACGCTTTCCGACTATCGGATCGCCTCGGCGCGTCGGTATTTGGATTGGCTCGGCCCGCTTGTAGGCTTGGCCGTCACGGTCGGAGCGACGGAAGAGAATACTCGGTTGCCGGTAAGATCGCTTGCCGATGAAGAGGTAGCTCCTGAATCATTCGCTTCAGAAGCGATAGCTCCAGAAGTACTTGCCCAGGGGCCTCTAGCCTCTGAACCGCAGCTTCCTAACGAATTCAATCCAACTATTGCCCCGCTGCCTTCCACCAACGCTCACCTACAGCTATCGCTCATCTCCGAGACGGGGAATGAACCAGCCGCGGCTCATCAGTCCGCCTTCGATAGCTGGGGCTCTGGCATCGTGCCCTTCTACACACTAGGGGGTGAGGCGGCAGCTGCCGCCGAGATGACGGATGCAGTCGACCGCACCGAGGAGCGGCAAGCGGTTCTCCATGCTGTTCCTCTGCCTGATGGCGGCTTGCAGGAAGAGGTAGACAAGCGGCTTTCATGGAGCTATCCTTATGCGGATGCCCCAAAAATTGCCGCTAAAACTTCTGTCACGGAGCTGAAGCGGATTCGCGGAGAGGCAGCAATCGGAGACGATGCTGTACCATTTGGCGGCGGACCCTATGTAGAGCCGATCGAAGGAACATCGATCCTTGCCTCGCTCTCTGGTCCCTCGTGGCATGGTTTTGAAGGTGATGACAATACGATTAATTCGCATCAGACGGAGATGGGAGCTTCCGTTCGATCCAATGCAGATGCCTCGCTGCGTCTGCGCCGTCCCAAATTCCTGGAGCAAAGTCGCATGACGGCTGCGGAGAGGGGCACAGCGGCGCATACACTTATGCAGCATCTGCCCCTTGAGTTTCCTCTGAAGCTGGAAACGGTTCAGCGCACGCTGTCCTCCCTCGTCATGAAGCGTATTTTGACGGATGAGCAGGCGGCTTCAGCGGATACGGAAGCGGCCCAGGCCTTTTTTATGAGCGAGCTCGGACAGCGGCTGGTTGCCGCAGACAGAGTGTGGAGGGAGCTTCCCTTCAGCTGCACACTTCCGGCGGCCCAGGCCTTCCCATCCCTTGCCAAGGACGGTGCTAATGAACCCGTGCTGCTACAAGGAGTCATTGATTGTCTGTTCGAGGAAAGCGGTAAGCTAGTCCTTTGCGATTACAAAACCGACCGGGTGCCAGACGGGAATTATGGAGCAGCGGCGGAGAAACACCGCTTCCAGCTGATACTGTATTCGCAGGCGATAGGGCAGGCGTTGGGGCGCCCGGTTGATGAAGTCCATCTGTATTTTCTCAGTGGCCGCAAGTCGGTTCGACTGGATTTTGCTTAA
- a CDS encoding histidine triad (HIT) family protein: protein MSDCIFCKIVEGTVPSKKVYENESVLAFRDIAPAAPVHILIIPKRHIPTMNDVAPEDGALLAEVLLTARQLAQDEGIAESGYRLINNCNSDGGQTAYHLHFHLLGGHPLGVLVEGYSS from the coding sequence GTGAGCGATTGTATTTTTTGCAAAATTGTCGAAGGAACGGTACCTTCCAAAAAGGTTTACGAAAATGAAAGTGTGCTGGCTTTCCGGGACATCGCGCCCGCGGCACCCGTACATATTCTAATTATTCCGAAACGCCATATTCCAACTATGAACGATGTTGCTCCGGAGGATGGCGCTCTGTTAGCTGAGGTGCTACTGACGGCCAGGCAGTTAGCCCAGGATGAAGGGATTGCGGAATCGGGCTATCGCTTGATTAACAACTGCAACTCCGATGGAGGGCAGACAGCTTATCATCTGCATTTCCACCTCTTGGGCGGTCATCCGCTCGGCGTTCTAGTTGAAGGTTATTCGAGTTGA
- a CDS encoding SSU ribosomal protein S21P: protein MSETKVRKNETIDAALRRFKRSIAKDGVLAEVKKRKHYEKPSVKRKKKSEAARKRKF, encoded by the coding sequence GTGTCTGAAACGAAAGTTCGCAAAAATGAAACCATCGATGCTGCACTCCGCCGCTTCAAGCGCTCCATTGCTAAGGACGGCGTCCTGGCTGAGGTGAAGAAACGCAAGCATTACGAAAAGCCGAGCGTTAAGCGCAAGAAGAAATCCGAGGCTGCGCGCAAGAGAAAGTTTTAG
- a CDS encoding membrane-bound serine protease (ClpP class): MNKQRRLASYLFLTVVMLLFSQAAPALASGIADGGNSSTPLANPYVASLLLFVGFTGTMLALLLSGFAAPGLIGIVAFGLFFLGGHGAGYSDGMDVFFFIMGIILLMLELFVPSFGILGILGAAALGRAIIYSFGDTSTALISMLSALAAAIVIVTLVARRFKERGIWNRFVLRESLTTEEGFLPADSKAALLNQEGITITPLRPAGIVDIGGERIDVVTSGEFIDQNTKVRVARVEGTRVIVKEVHSV, encoded by the coding sequence TTGAATAAGCAAAGAAGACTGGCTTCCTACCTTTTTTTAACCGTCGTTATGCTGCTATTTAGTCAAGCCGCTCCGGCATTGGCATCAGGTATAGCGGACGGAGGTAATTCTTCCACCCCGTTAGCGAATCCTTATGTTGCCTCTCTCTTGCTGTTTGTCGGATTCACGGGCACAATGCTGGCTTTACTGTTGTCCGGCTTTGCCGCACCGGGGCTGATTGGAATCGTCGCTTTTGGTCTTTTTTTCCTCGGTGGCCATGGGGCAGGGTACAGCGATGGAATGGATGTCTTTTTCTTTATAATGGGCATTATTTTGCTCATGCTGGAGCTGTTTGTACCAAGCTTCGGTATTCTAGGCATTCTGGGGGCGGCAGCGCTTGGCAGAGCTATCATCTATAGCTTCGGGGATACGAGTACAGCGCTGATCAGCATGTTGTCCGCATTAGCAGCGGCGATCGTCATCGTCACGCTTGTCGCCCGCAGGTTCAAGGAGCGCGGAATCTGGAACCGCTTTGTGCTAAGGGAAAGTCTCACAACAGAGGAGGGTTTCCTTCCCGCTGATTCCAAAGCCGCACTGCTTAACCAAGAAGGGATTACGATCACGCCACTCAGGCCGGCAGGTATCGTCGACATTGGTGGAGAACGTATCGATGTGGTTACCTCGGGTGAATTCATCGATCAGAATACAAAGGTCAGGGTAGCCCGGGTAGAAGGAACAAGAGTTATCGTTAAGGAAGTTCATTCGGTTTAA
- a CDS encoding sporulation protein YqfC gives MGKLSRKLRRLTADILDLPQDVAFDLPRMTMIGDRQLYIENHRGVLHFSSELLRLKLSQGILEVSGTDLIIRTIWTEEVFVEGKIESIQLMDRGGQR, from the coding sequence ATGGGCAAGCTGAGCCGCAAGCTGCGCAGACTAACCGCTGATATTCTTGATCTGCCCCAGGATGTCGCTTTTGATCTGCCTCGGATGACGATGATTGGAGACCGTCAGCTCTATATCGAGAACCATCGGGGAGTGCTGCACTTTTCCTCAGAGCTACTGCGACTGAAGCTTAGTCAGGGCATTCTTGAGGTAAGCGGGACAGATCTGATCATTCGCACGATCTGGACGGAGGAAGTGTTCGTCGAAGGGAAGATTGAATCCATTCAGCTGATGGATAGGGGGGGGCAGCGATGA
- a CDS encoding similar to stage IV sporulation protein codes for MKEGWLQKMQGIVTIQVRGESPEAFVNAVLEDGLLLWSVRRTSPEQMEFSLAVPDFFRLRPYLKRTGCRVHVTRRSGFPFWMKKAGKRKFFAAGVAIFFIGIYLLSSLVWNIEVRGNKAIKTEDLLAAARAEGVYPFQWDWKLPEPTDLAKRLTQRLPDAAWIGVEKKGTRLIVKIVETKKPKATSLRSTRHLIASADAVVTRIIADKGRPVVHVNSRVKKGQILVSGTIGEGANTATVVADGEVRGLVWYEYNIVSPLVQKTNTYTGATKTKWSVVMFGRSMQVSGYGKNPFEASQTREELGQLGWRDWKLPFGRLKETVMETKTESRTLTREEAVQSGLLQARADMLSKAGSDAVVKEQKILHEKTDNGKVYMKVLLEVDQSIVKEMPLVQMQGE; via the coding sequence ATGAAAGAAGGATGGCTGCAAAAAATGCAGGGTATCGTGACGATCCAGGTCAGGGGGGAGAGTCCAGAGGCGTTCGTCAACGCCGTTTTGGAGGACGGGCTCTTACTCTGGTCCGTCCGCCGGACAAGCCCGGAGCAGATGGAGTTTTCATTGGCGGTGCCGGATTTTTTTCGGCTGCGCCCCTATCTGAAGCGGACAGGCTGCCGGGTCCATGTTACCCGCCGCAGCGGGTTTCCATTTTGGATGAAGAAGGCAGGTAAGCGCAAATTTTTCGCAGCTGGCGTTGCGATTTTTTTTATCGGCATCTATTTACTTTCCTCCCTGGTCTGGAATATCGAAGTGCGCGGCAACAAAGCGATCAAAACGGAGGACCTGCTTGCGGCAGCAAGGGCCGAAGGGGTCTATCCATTTCAATGGGATTGGAAGCTGCCGGAGCCGACCGATCTTGCCAAGAGGTTAACACAGCGACTGCCAGATGCGGCGTGGATCGGTGTGGAGAAAAAAGGTACAAGGCTCATCGTAAAAATCGTTGAGACGAAAAAGCCTAAGGCTACCAGCTTGCGGAGTACACGCCATTTGATCGCTTCCGCCGATGCCGTAGTTACGCGCATCATTGCGGACAAAGGCCGTCCAGTCGTCCATGTAAATTCACGCGTGAAAAAGGGGCAGATCCTCGTATCCGGCACGATCGGTGAAGGCGCCAATACGGCTACGGTCGTAGCTGATGGTGAGGTTCGAGGCCTCGTCTGGTACGAATATAACATCGTCTCTCCGCTCGTTCAGAAGACGAATACCTATACAGGAGCTACAAAAACAAAATGGTCGGTCGTCATGTTTGGTCGGTCGATGCAGGTCAGCGGGTACGGAAAGAATCCATTTGAGGCGTCCCAGACAAGAGAAGAGCTGGGGCAGCTCGGCTGGCGCGACTGGAAGCTACCGTTTGGAAGACTGAAGGAAACCGTCATGGAAACCAAAACAGAAAGCCGGACGCTCACCCGCGAGGAGGCAGTGCAGTCGGGATTGCTGCAGGCAAGAGCCGATATGCTGTCGAAAGCTGGCTCGGACGCTGTCGTCAAAGAGCAAAAAATTTTGCATGAGAAGACGGACAATGGTAAAGTTTATATGAAAGTTCTTTTGGAAGTGGATCAGTCTATCGTGAAGGAAATGCCACTAGTTCAGATGCAAGGAGAATGA